One segment of Fibrobacter sp. UWB10 DNA contains the following:
- a CDS encoding alpha/beta hydrolase encodes MNEKWIWLPDFASDMGIWEDDLMGVAPDADHQFVTYEKMVSVLDNLYELDGLAEASTVVGWGFGAFVLLKNAKNRPKNQKWILLAPYADYCSEHSEWNNENLSFIAHQTKTAVDATLNAFYELIENEFGEWQDDWMKAAKAINPEAMYKGLSYIAKNRIDEPVPITAETQVLYGRMDGAVPPAMTLELKEFMPGVEFKERPKAGHWPPMLLF; translated from the coding sequence ATGAACGAAAAGTGGATATGGCTTCCGGATTTTGCCTCGGATATGGGGATTTGGGAAGATGATCTTATGGGCGTTGCGCCTGACGCGGATCATCAGTTTGTTACCTATGAAAAAATGGTTTCTGTTCTTGATAATCTCTATGAATTGGATGGTCTTGCCGAGGCATCTACCGTTGTAGGATGGGGCTTCGGGGCGTTTGTGCTTTTGAAGAATGCAAAGAATCGCCCTAAGAACCAGAAATGGATTTTACTTGCTCCCTATGCAGATTATTGTTCGGAACATAGTGAATGGAATAATGAAAATTTATCGTTTATTGCGCACCAGACAAAGACTGCCGTAGATGCGACCTTGAATGCTTTTTATGAATTAATCGAAAATGAATTTGGCGAATGGCAAGATGATTGGATGAAAGCCGCAAAGGCAATTAATCCTGAAGCCATGTATAAGGGGCTATCGTATATTGCGAAAAATCGCATTGATGAGCCTGTGCCTATAACGGCTGAAACCCAGGTGTTGTATGGCAGAATGGATGGCGCCGTGCCGCCAGCAATGACGTTGGAACTCAAGGAGTTTATGCCTGGGGTAGAATTCAAGGAACGCCCCAAGGCAGGACACTGGCCGCCGATGCTTTTGTTCTAG
- the lnt gene encoding apolipoprotein N-acyltransferase, with translation MLNRIKTRLKALPKVYWIYIAILFVAEIIAFSLRPDTPGLYTHVLQILPLVVTLPFLIFKNIRKNFKRTLFAFAIISFIFLALDYNLGDLNRIGHAGLIQLILTACPIGLFWIILFARWNFRHIKTKESRTALILSCIAWGLYALAYPPMPLGPAALLILVPWFIVLSRFSRGQALFATFWSGMLYNSINYYWIYNVMHVETAPSGLILFGLFLLIAFFSAYNTLAGFVYTLAKNAPTKIRPILLVLYPVFYAGLEMTRTYGDFAFPWSHLGYVFGNSLELLQMLSYIGIFGYTILVIASNQAVAHALCKVQDIKKAIPVLAVPVSIFVLLLVHGSIVLSNSEAKPFYNAEAEGNPSIALIQPSIEQGAKWSKERFDNIVNKTLGMVNDSVKEHADIIVLAETAIPDHIRRQPGVIERFHEVADHKNAQLLTGALDYRRNPRGSIRKFDVYNASFLFTPGDFHFPKRYIKKHLVPFSERIPFDEIFPILNYVDLGEGDFVAGKETPVYKPFLWTPYICYDAIFGDLVREAIREGSRLMVNITNDGWFGRSTAPYQHLNLIRYRAIENGMPVARLANSGVSAFIDQYGHYDGNTEIFTDRVVQRKVPLKTRDTLYSHIGDIVEKFLLLFFAVYLLSALLLSFKSRKA, from the coding sequence ATGTTGAATAGGATCAAGACACGACTTAAAGCGCTCCCGAAAGTTTATTGGATTTATATAGCTATTCTCTTTGTTGCCGAGATCATAGCCTTTTCACTGCGTCCAGATACGCCAGGGCTTTACACTCATGTTTTGCAGATTCTACCCTTAGTCGTAACGCTCCCGTTTCTGATTTTCAAGAACATCCGCAAAAACTTTAAGCGTACCCTTTTTGCCTTTGCAATCATTTCGTTTATATTCCTCGCACTCGATTACAACTTGGGAGACCTGAACAGAATTGGCCATGCCGGCTTGATCCAGCTCATTCTTACCGCATGCCCCATCGGACTTTTCTGGATTATTCTTTTTGCCCGTTGGAACTTTAGGCATATTAAAACGAAAGAATCCCGAACGGCCCTAATCCTTTCGTGCATCGCATGGGGTTTGTACGCTTTAGCCTACCCGCCCATGCCCTTGGGCCCAGCAGCACTCTTGATTCTTGTTCCCTGGTTCATTGTCTTAAGCAGATTCAGCCGCGGACAAGCATTGTTCGCAACTTTCTGGTCGGGCATGCTCTACAACAGCATCAACTACTACTGGATTTATAACGTGATGCATGTAGAAACCGCCCCTTCGGGACTGATTCTCTTTGGCCTGTTCCTGCTCATCGCCTTCTTTAGCGCATACAACACCTTGGCCGGATTCGTCTACACACTCGCCAAAAATGCCCCGACCAAAATCCGCCCGATTTTATTGGTTCTTTATCCCGTATTTTATGCCGGTCTTGAAATGACCCGAACCTACGGTGACTTTGCATTCCCGTGGAGCCACTTGGGCTATGTTTTCGGCAACAGTTTGGAACTTTTGCAGATGCTTTCTTATATCGGAATTTTCGGATATACAATTCTTGTGATTGCATCGAACCAAGCCGTGGCACACGCTCTCTGCAAAGTTCAAGACATCAAAAAAGCCATCCCTGTTTTAGCGGTTCCCGTATCCATCTTTGTTTTGTTGCTCGTTCATGGAAGCATCGTTTTATCGAATTCCGAAGCAAAGCCATTCTATAATGCCGAAGCCGAAGGCAACCCTTCCATAGCCCTTATTCAGCCAAGCATTGAACAAGGCGCCAAGTGGAGCAAGGAACGTTTCGACAACATTGTCAACAAAACTCTCGGCATGGTAAACGATAGCGTCAAGGAACATGCCGACATCATCGTCCTTGCCGAAACGGCAATTCCAGACCACATTCGCAGACAACCAGGCGTCATCGAACGCTTTCATGAAGTCGCCGACCATAAGAACGCACAGCTTTTGACTGGCGCACTCGACTACCGCCGCAATCCGCGCGGAAGCATTCGCAAATTCGATGTCTACAATGCATCTTTCCTGTTCACTCCGGGCGACTTTCACTTCCCGAAACGCTACATCAAAAAGCACTTGGTGCCTTTTAGCGAACGAATTCCTTTCGATGAAATCTTCCCGATTCTGAACTACGTGGATCTCGGCGAAGGCGATTTTGTCGCCGGCAAAGAAACACCTGTCTACAAGCCGTTCCTTTGGACTCCTTACATTTGTTACGACGCCATTTTTGGCGATCTAGTTCGTGAAGCCATTCGCGAAGGTTCCCGCTTAATGGTGAATATCACCAACGATGGCTGGTTCGGCCGTAGTACCGCCCCCTACCAGCACCTGAACTTGATCCGCTACCGCGCTATTGAAAACGGCATGCCGGTTGCCCGCCTTGCCAACAGTGGCGTTTCGGCATTCATTGACCAGTATGGTCACTACGACGGCAACACCGAAATATTTACCGACCGCGTTGTACAAAGAAAGGTGCCGCTCAAAACTCGCGACACCCTTTACAGCCACATTGGCGACATTGTTGAAAAGTTCTTGCTTTTGTTCTTTGCAGTCTATCTGCTCTCCGCTCTGTTGCTCTCCTTTAAAAGCCGCAAAGCGTAG
- a CDS encoding UDP-2,3-diacylglucosamine diphosphatase: protein MSLPAYFLSDAHLGVNPPGSVPNREQALVRFLESIKGHASHLVIVGDLFEFWYEYNDYVCRNHFDLFFALRELVKSGCEVHLIQGNHDFAYGDFFPKSIGVQTHKDLVLEIQGKRLYFRHGDGVAKSDFGYRLFRRVLDFPLNRFLFRQIHPDWGMALARFVGRNSRKVGESRVIKMDEYLQWANKMLKKTDSQYCVIGHHHVSGIWNVENGIVASSGEWIKKLTYLRMEAGELDILNFDD, encoded by the coding sequence ATGTCTCTGCCTGCATATTTTTTATCTGATGCGCACCTTGGGGTAAACCCGCCGGGCTCTGTGCCTAATCGTGAGCAAGCCTTAGTTCGATTCCTGGAATCTATCAAGGGGCATGCTTCGCATTTGGTGATTGTGGGCGATTTGTTCGAATTTTGGTACGAGTACAACGATTATGTGTGCCGTAACCATTTTGATTTGTTTTTTGCATTGCGCGAATTGGTGAAATCGGGCTGTGAAGTTCATTTGATTCAAGGAAATCATGATTTTGCTTATGGCGATTTTTTCCCGAAATCCATAGGAGTGCAGACCCATAAGGATTTGGTTCTTGAAATTCAAGGAAAAAGGCTTTATTTCCGTCATGGCGATGGCGTTGCCAAGTCTGACTTCGGTTACCGGTTATTCCGTCGAGTGCTTGATTTCCCGCTGAACCGATTCTTGTTTCGTCAAATCCATCCGGATTGGGGGATGGCTCTTGCCCGTTTTGTGGGTCGTAACAGTCGTAAGGTGGGCGAGTCCCGCGTTATTAAGATGGATGAATACTTGCAATGGGCCAATAAAATGCTCAAGAAAACGGATAGCCAATATTGTGTGATTGGCCATCATCATGTTTCGGGCATTTGGAATGTCGAAAATGGCATTGTTGCGTCGTCGGGAGAATGGATAAAAAAACTCACCTACCTCCGTATGGAAGCAGGTGAGCTTGATATTCTGAATTTCGATGATTAA
- a CDS encoding TIGR02147 family protein: protein MNVYAYYNYRKFLQDYYDYRKSVQRYFSYRSFAKKAGYSSSGFYLDLVRGRKSLTPQMLPKFIAALGLNEKEGRYFTLMVDFTHATTPASKQAIFEQMSALLPSAIKSLTKSQQEYYSKWYYVAVREALSVLNVGPKNIQELALFLNPRISLPQAKQAIQLLLSMQLIELDEKGFYRSVNKAIFSGSEISSLFVHQFQKQMMDLGKDALDHYSTERRNVSCMTMSVSAEGLERIISKIDLFRKEVVDIIRSDEGETMVCQMNIQFFPLSKEKVDLPPETEEEE from the coding sequence ATGAACGTATACGCTTACTACAACTATCGAAAGTTCCTGCAGGACTACTACGACTACCGTAAGTCTGTGCAGCGATACTTTTCTTACAGGTCCTTTGCTAAGAAGGCGGGGTATTCCTCGTCGGGCTTTTATTTGGACTTGGTCCGCGGGCGCAAGTCGCTTACGCCTCAGATGTTGCCCAAGTTTATTGCGGCTCTAGGCCTGAATGAAAAGGAAGGTCGCTACTTCACGCTGATGGTGGACTTCACGCATGCCACTACGCCGGCGTCTAAGCAGGCAATCTTCGAACAGATGTCGGCGCTTCTCCCGAGCGCTATCAAGTCTTTGACCAAGAGCCAGCAGGAATACTACAGTAAGTGGTATTACGTGGCGGTCCGCGAGGCGTTGTCCGTCTTGAATGTGGGCCCGAAGAATATTCAGGAACTCGCTTTGTTCCTGAACCCGCGCATTTCTCTTCCGCAGGCAAAGCAAGCGATTCAGTTGCTTTTGTCGATGCAGTTGATTGAACTGGACGAAAAGGGATTCTATCGTTCCGTGAACAAGGCTATCTTTAGCGGCTCCGAAATTTCGTCGCTCTTTGTTCACCAGTTCCAGAAACAGATGATGGATTTGGGTAAAGACGCCCTTGACCATTACAGTACCGAACGTAGAAATGTATCTTGTATGACGATGAGCGTTTCTGCTGAAGGGCTCGAACGCATCATTAGTAAGATTGATTTGTTCCGTAAGGAAGTGGTTGACATTATCCGTTCGGACGAAGGTGAAACCATGGTGTGCCAGATGAATATCCAGTTTTTCCCGCTGAGTAAGGAAAAGGTGGATCTGCCGCCAGAAACAGAGGAGGAAGAATGA
- the rsmI gene encoding 16S rRNA (cytidine(1402)-2'-O)-methyltransferase: MHTLYIVATPIGNMEDITYRAVRTLKEVPLVLAEDTRHTRVLFDNYGINTPMEAYHDFNKEKVTPKYVEFLKNEGDIALVSDAGTPGVADPAFNLVRECVREGIDVRAIPGPCAMITALVSSGMPTDHFCFQYFSPKKSAQRIHLLEKLKDEEATQIFYASPHNIDKFVEEIGQVFGEIKIALMRELTKKFEEHLIGTPSEITAHFKAHPPKGEFVLIFNPQDKSGL; the protein is encoded by the coding sequence ATGCACACTCTCTATATTGTAGCCACCCCCATCGGGAACATGGAAGACATCACCTACCGTGCCGTACGGACATTAAAGGAAGTTCCGCTGGTGCTTGCCGAAGATACGCGCCACACACGCGTGTTATTCGACAATTACGGGATTAACACGCCCATGGAAGCCTACCATGACTTCAATAAAGAGAAGGTGACGCCCAAATATGTGGAATTCTTAAAAAACGAAGGCGATATCGCTCTCGTGAGTGACGCAGGCACACCCGGCGTCGCAGACCCGGCATTCAATTTGGTGCGCGAATGCGTCCGCGAAGGCATCGATGTCCGCGCGATTCCTGGCCCCTGCGCCATGATTACCGCACTTGTTTCTAGCGGCATGCCCACCGATCACTTTTGCTTCCAGTACTTTTCGCCCAAAAAGAGCGCCCAGCGCATTCACTTGCTCGAAAAATTGAAAGACGAAGAAGCAACCCAAATTTTCTACGCAAGCCCGCACAACATCGACAAGTTCGTCGAAGAAATCGGTCAAGTCTTTGGTGAAATCAAAATCGCATTGATGCGCGAGCTCACCAAGAAATTCGAAGAGCACTTGATTGGGACTCCAAGCGAGATTACAGCACATTTTAAAGCTCACCCGCCTAAAGGCGAATTCGTTCTGATATTCAATCCCCAAGACAAGAGCGGACTGTAA
- a CDS encoding carboxypeptidase regulatory-like domain-containing protein produces MSKKFSLLACLASFAVALIGCSNEKVAGTVTDTGNTVAVSGVVLRVDGSPASEAMVRMARMAVYDSVLHIPEQIEVVTDSNGVYAFDSALSDTFQLAVIDTSAIEVFYLPRTTLKAKAYDSIQLAKAAVVSSVLYFEEVEDSAVSVGGHFMTCLSGTPFCNDVFAADSFSMLVPEGEWSMEIFPGDSMMVARMQSLGFADSLIYRTLDLGKIKSGDSVNSGPIVWSTTSEADSLIKESEKEAKNVARLSGTVLCKNGNPCADVEVMTIKDIYGFNFTEGDSMQFVAQTTTDSLGRWWLPLPDSLPGDSFRIEFRKLQDDLVTQEGVSRYLTVKEIKNLKDTLKVGEVKLTRPATLVSGVSLVIDREDTTQSSNCMVNSVVVGIKGTSHFVRDVTCNMLMLSDLPMGEQQVVLYSGDPKVMSTLRKSDIALHYYVTLTPVTLPEGAVQQQQWMTYTPPSQNIFK; encoded by the coding sequence ATGAGCAAGAAATTTTCATTGTTAGCTTGCCTAGCCTCGTTTGCGGTTGCCTTGATTGGTTGCAGTAACGAAAAGGTCGCCGGTACCGTGACGGATACAGGCAATACGGTTGCTGTGTCGGGTGTGGTGCTTCGCGTAGATGGATCTCCTGCCTCGGAAGCCATGGTCCGTATGGCCCGCATGGCTGTTTACGATAGCGTTCTGCATATTCCTGAACAGATCGAAGTCGTGACAGATTCCAATGGCGTGTACGCTTTCGATTCTGCATTGTCGGATACCTTCCAGCTGGCTGTTATTGATACATCGGCAATCGAAGTGTTCTACTTGCCGCGCACGACGTTGAAGGCAAAGGCCTACGACAGCATTCAGCTTGCGAAGGCTGCAGTTGTCAGCAGTGTGCTCTATTTTGAAGAAGTGGAAGATTCTGCAGTTTCTGTGGGTGGCCACTTTATGACATGCCTTTCGGGAACGCCGTTCTGCAACGACGTGTTCGCTGCCGACAGCTTCTCGATGCTGGTGCCTGAAGGTGAATGGTCCATGGAAATTTTCCCGGGCGATTCTATGATGGTTGCTCGCATGCAGTCTCTTGGTTTTGCCGATAGCCTTATCTACCGTACTCTTGATCTTGGAAAGATTAAGTCGGGCGACTCCGTTAATTCGGGTCCGATTGTCTGGAGTACGACGTCGGAAGCTGATTCCTTGATCAAGGAATCTGAAAAGGAAGCGAAGAATGTGGCCCGCCTTTCGGGTACGGTTCTTTGCAAGAATGGTAATCCTTGCGCCGATGTCGAAGTGATGACCATTAAGGATATTTATGGCTTCAACTTTACCGAAGGTGATTCAATGCAGTTTGTGGCTCAGACCACGACTGACAGTCTTGGTCGCTGGTGGTTGCCGCTTCCGGATTCTCTGCCGGGTGATTCCTTTAGAATTGAATTCCGCAAGTTGCAAGATGACCTCGTGACTCAGGAAGGCGTTTCCCGTTACCTGACCGTAAAGGAAATCAAGAACTTGAAGGACACCCTGAAAGTGGGTGAAGTGAAACTTACTCGTCCGGCCACATTGGTGAGCGGAGTTTCCTTGGTAATCGATCGCGAAGATACTACTCAGTCTAGCAATTGCATGGTGAATAGCGTTGTCGTGGGAATCAAGGGTACGTCTCATTTTGTTCGCGATGTGACTTGCAATATGTTGATGCTTTCGGATTTGCCCATGGGCGAACAACAGGTGGTTCTCTATTCTGGAGATCCGAAGGTGATGTCTACTTTGCGCAAATCGGATATCGCATTGCATTATTATGTAACACTGACTCCGGTAACTTTGCCTGAAGGAGCCGTGCAACAGCAACAATGGATGACTTATACGCCTCCTTCTCAAAATATTTTTAAATAA
- a CDS encoding TPM domain-containing protein: MFQLRRLSIRITLLCLSLTLGALAETSFESQTFPQRPSESQIYDDNHLLNASETQLFNNLAYKFQQETGIELTCVLVDDIGHANQFEKGDKYAKYTAEQWNLGKENGEGIMIFVAQKQRWKNIVVTPGLEKIYSEKNLAKIQQKTLLPAFRENNYSEGILSLSYALAKMGAKAKGKSLGIDETPYKLRENSVSSLMILFILFVSFMLLMAKFSGGRGNGIFWFLFGGAIKNKKKDEPEIGFGGGFGSNPRGFGGGFGSGFGNSGFGNRDSW; this comes from the coding sequence ATGTTTCAATTAAGGCGACTATCTATCCGTATTACACTCCTTTGCCTGAGTCTTACACTCGGAGCACTGGCTGAAACATCTTTTGAATCGCAAACATTTCCGCAAAGGCCTAGTGAAAGTCAGATTTACGACGACAACCACTTACTTAACGCATCTGAAACACAACTTTTTAACAACCTCGCCTACAAATTCCAGCAAGAAACAGGGATTGAACTCACCTGTGTGCTTGTAGACGACATCGGACACGCCAACCAATTCGAAAAAGGGGACAAGTACGCCAAGTACACGGCCGAACAATGGAACCTCGGCAAAGAAAATGGTGAAGGCATCATGATCTTTGTCGCCCAAAAGCAACGTTGGAAAAACATTGTCGTCACCCCAGGCCTAGAAAAAATCTACAGCGAAAAAAATCTCGCCAAGATTCAACAAAAGACACTCCTCCCCGCCTTCCGCGAAAACAATTACAGCGAAGGAATTCTTTCGCTTTCATACGCACTTGCTAAAATGGGAGCAAAAGCCAAAGGCAAATCTCTTGGTATCGACGAAACCCCATACAAGCTCCGCGAAAATAGTGTTTCGTCACTCATGATTTTATTTATTCTCTTTGTTTCGTTCATGCTTTTAATGGCAAAATTCAGCGGCGGACGCGGAAATGGTATTTTCTGGTTCCTGTTCGGAGGCGCCATCAAGAACAAAAAGAAAGACGAACCCGAAATCGGATTCGGCGGCGGATTCGGAAGCAATCCGCGTGGTTTTGGCGGTGGGTTCGGAAGCGGTTTTGGCAACAGCGGATTCGGGAACAGGGATTCCTGGTGA
- a CDS encoding alpha/beta hydrolase, with product MNNISEKIIHFFRDSAFKLLRFVGILAVIYISMVFYLALTERRNAFPRAIYHKEANEAIQGKAKTLTCTLEDGTVLNGFTLGNENAPVMLYYPEADEDAAQFLAQVDTLSDINIVTFNYRGSAQNKGTPSEETFAQDARHIAECAAQVNGRAPQILVGRGMGAISAINQYSNNEQIILIDPIFDIADAIHQKYGFMYPKFLVRTNFMVDTDKLKSTQNNITVIFDKKNLESRTRLEYSKLEGSKFFVRNGESLKKVLFLAFKGNLSP from the coding sequence ATGAACAATATTTCGGAGAAAATCATACACTTCTTTAGGGATTCCGCTTTCAAGCTTTTACGCTTTGTAGGCATATTAGCAGTTATATATATTAGTATGGTATTCTATCTCGCTCTCACCGAACGAAGGAATGCTTTCCCGCGAGCAATTTATCACAAAGAAGCAAACGAAGCAATTCAAGGCAAGGCGAAAACTCTCACTTGTACCCTTGAAGACGGAACCGTTCTCAACGGATTCACTCTTGGAAACGAGAACGCACCGGTCATGCTCTACTATCCCGAAGCCGACGAAGACGCTGCCCAATTTTTGGCACAGGTCGATACACTCTCTGACATAAACATTGTCACGTTCAACTACCGAGGCTCTGCTCAGAATAAAGGAACGCCCAGCGAAGAAACCTTCGCACAAGACGCAAGGCATATTGCAGAATGCGCAGCCCAGGTAAATGGCAGGGCACCGCAAATCCTTGTGGGACGCGGCATGGGAGCGATTTCAGCAATTAATCAATACTCAAATAACGAACAAATTATCCTAATCGATCCAATCTTTGATATTGCCGATGCAATCCATCAAAAATACGGATTCATGTATCCCAAATTCTTGGTTCGTACAAATTTCATGGTAGACACAGACAAGCTAAAAAGCACTCAAAATAACATAACTGTAATCTTTGACAAGAAAAATCTTGAGTCCAGAACAAGGTTAGAATATTCCAAATTGGAAGGCTCAAAATTTTTTGTTCGAAATGGAGAGTCTTTAAAAAAAGTGCTTTTTTTAGCGTTTAAAGGCAATTTATCTCCATAA
- a CDS encoding CotH kinase family protein, which yields MGYWAKIISGTALLASFSFAQTYDLPIIFVDTKQKCLDKNVTEKIPATMRVLDGKTNNVADSAKGTLYDIGIKVRGQSSALFPKPGYGVEVRDEKGEGMDVSLFGLPPGDDWVFHGPYVDKSMMRNALAHWLFRQAGHYSPRSRHFDLYINGVYRGVYVLLEKIKRGKYRVNVSKLKETDVAGDSVTGGYIWAFDKTGTNTGGAGSGPIEKEGFNTSDGLNVILHYPKKENIQKAQEEYLKKYLNDLEGLFKNGKNGSGYENYVDMTSALDYVLHEEITNNADSYWCSFFLHKPKDSKGGKVTLGPAWDFNLAMSNGSQPENGGGQGGQGGMWGFGGGGNGFGSSGVTGWQIENSQKSGNGGMWGMGSSLKAPNWLLGMWKDSHYQSELKKRWAELRSGVWHTKTMDAYLDSMKIYLKNAADRNFKRWPNLGKASGQNDTDPEPMKYCNSQSGGFGMAMGGYNATTWDGEFEHLRKKMKERIAWMDQQLGFSEPANPIVTEPVIHDPDWKSDEKNKTDPPPMNVGLDDFSRLSPTNFFTVNGESLEIQTSLGGTFALIDLNGAVLFKTRINKGLTTMRIPAKAMNKHWIATLNGKMLGR from the coding sequence ATGGGCTATTGGGCTAAAATTATATCTGGCACGGCGCTTTTGGCGTCTTTCTCCTTTGCACAGACCTATGATCTGCCTATTATTTTCGTTGACACCAAGCAGAAATGCCTTGACAAGAATGTCACCGAAAAGATTCCGGCAACCATGCGTGTGTTGGATGGTAAGACGAACAATGTGGCTGACAGTGCCAAGGGTACCCTTTACGATATTGGCATCAAGGTTAGAGGTCAATCTTCTGCCTTGTTCCCGAAACCGGGTTACGGCGTGGAAGTCCGCGACGAAAAAGGCGAAGGCATGGACGTGAGCCTGTTTGGGCTCCCTCCTGGAGACGACTGGGTGTTCCACGGTCCGTATGTAGACAAGAGTATGATGCGTAATGCGCTTGCCCATTGGCTCTTTAGGCAGGCCGGGCATTATAGCCCCCGTAGCAGACATTTTGACTTGTACATCAACGGTGTTTATCGCGGTGTGTACGTGCTTCTCGAAAAGATTAAGCGTGGCAAGTATCGTGTAAACGTGAGCAAGCTTAAAGAAACCGATGTCGCGGGCGACAGCGTTACCGGCGGTTACATTTGGGCATTCGACAAGACGGGTACCAATACGGGTGGTGCAGGCAGCGGTCCCATCGAAAAGGAAGGCTTTAATACTTCGGACGGCCTGAACGTCATTTTGCATTACCCGAAAAAGGAAAATATCCAGAAGGCCCAGGAAGAATACCTGAAAAAATACCTGAACGATCTTGAAGGCTTGTTCAAGAACGGCAAGAACGGTAGCGGATACGAAAACTATGTGGACATGACTTCGGCACTCGATTACGTGTTGCACGAAGAAATTACCAACAATGCGGACTCTTACTGGTGCAGTTTCTTCTTGCACAAGCCCAAGGACAGTAAGGGCGGTAAGGTGACGCTTGGCCCGGCATGGGACTTTAACCTTGCCATGAGTAACGGAAGCCAGCCTGAAAATGGCGGTGGCCAAGGCGGCCAGGGTGGTATGTGGGGCTTTGGCGGCGGTGGAAACGGCTTTGGAAGTTCCGGCGTCACCGGTTGGCAAATCGAAAATAGCCAGAAATCAGGCAACGGTGGCATGTGGGGTATGGGAAGCTCTCTGAAAGCTCCGAACTGGCTTTTGGGAATGTGGAAAGACAGCCATTACCAGAGCGAACTGAAGAAGCGCTGGGCGGAACTCCGTAGCGGTGTATGGCACACCAAGACGATGGATGCATACTTGGATTCCATGAAAATCTATTTGAAGAACGCTGCCGACAGAAACTTCAAGCGTTGGCCGAACTTGGGCAAGGCTAGTGGCCAAAACGATACTGACCCGGAGCCGATGAAGTACTGCAACAGCCAGAGTGGCGGCTTTGGAATGGCTATGGGCGGCTATAATGCTACTACTTGGGATGGCGAATTTGAACATCTTCGTAAGAAAATGAAAGAAAGAATTGCCTGGATGGACCAGCAACTCGGATTCTCGGAACCGGCCAATCCGATTGTAACGGAACCCGTGATTCATGATCCGGACTGGAAGAGCGACGAAAAAAACAAGACAGACCCCCCTCCGATGAATGTCGGTTTGGATGATTTCAGCAGACTTTCTCCGACGAACTTCTTTACAGTAAACGGCGAATCTCTTGAAATTCAAACAAGCCTGGGCGGAACCTTTGCCCTCATAGACTTGAATGGCGCTGTGTTGTTTAAGACCCGTATCAATAAGGGGCTTACGACAATGAGAATTCCGGCCAAGGCGATGAACAAGCATTGGATTGCAACTCTCAACGGGAAAATGCTCGGACGTTAA